The following coding sequences lie in one Vespula pensylvanica isolate Volc-1 chromosome 7, ASM1446617v1, whole genome shotgun sequence genomic window:
- the LOC122630680 gene encoding death-associated protein kinase 1-like isoform X2: MMPAMPNNSRQLVTSNGGSEWDSLMEVHHEPIEKNYELLEEIGKGQFAIVRKCMEINTGSLYAAKIMRKRRVARGVAAADIAREAGLLARLRHPNIVSLHKVIDTGTTVVLLLELISGGELFHWTPSGEVEAAHVVRQVLMALSHLHSHQVAHLDIKPENILLSSPPPMPNIKLIDLGLSHRLVPGSEHRALFGTPEFVAPEIVNYEPLSLGTDLWAVGVLTYILLSGASPFLGEDKQETYANVAACQYQFDNEYFSTVSEIAKDFIRSLLIKDPKERGSAESCLKHPWILTESEASNGLGGAMISAVKRGCVEAVSQLLLQGAPLNMKDSKEDTLLHIACEAGDEGMVTLLIENGVDLDTPNKKGLTPLHVAARHGHINVVRHLCLAGCDVDKTNRGIRADVTAIKYGYPDIANLLDKLRIPTQRENYIRQLQPTHRPIDRLHIRLLGHCASGKSSLISSLKSGIFSFGFFRRSRSQNYSTKREPSIELDVTSKHGSLSFEYSDSEYEGTQGVEWSRGNVGGECVFWELCGREEYLASYHYVLTFQQPAVHLITVSLREPLTVQLQQIKFWLRFIVDRITPNSIGFAGKCSDIKVILVGTYAPEPLAPNSSGGNLLAPLLPFLKDFTLILGDDPQMVAVDATNPSSPGLKLLRSYLNNARMEFLEDGPEVAESFLRRDTPREAAMYVPLANLDKQSALVWTGLAESWRTYVQSLEVPPVMLTQDEFLNEIRKINPLVCLEHSKQLGLQLQNLGECLLLPGDLIVLSPEWFWQDVINWQLSPDQRGRLGGRTTGVYTLEDFQARCPCPASQALQALQAVNLCVPCEVDDDEVEYELPCLNLVERLPGLWEPWKSSTNSLPHAGLRLCPAEAPLYHLSPIFPHLQAQLRKITQTWDPSNSDLYQWWRGSKLCVGPCESIVTFEEEEQSCIEIRVRGPRGSSAQCFGLFSVILDAVNATLDLVAPGMLLEKHWLSPSQLQGYSDVIHSWEPATIVSALIDKNLEEAILKNPINNQEESIWDIVGCGLPLMENCLPGTRQPLKSIKPAVKRRLAEMLDPPDHHGRDWCLLAVRLGLGDRVAQLDSTVDSPTLRLLNCTGTDCTVSSLIQQLRALDRGDAVHLLLSHTPVYVLSMAIDSETGSNLSR, translated from the exons ATGATGCCTGCGATGCCGAATAATTCTCGTCAACTAGTTACTTCTAACGGTG GTTCTGAGTGGGATTCCTTGATGGAAGTTCATCATGAaccaattgaaaaaaattatgagttGTTAGAAGAAATTGGAAA AGGTCAATTTGCCATAGTAAGAAAATGTATGGAAATAAATACTGGATCATTATATGCAGCCAaaattatgagaaaaagaagagttgcCAGAGGAGTAGCTGCTGCAGATATTG ctCGAGAAGCTGGTCTTCTGGCACGACTGAGACATCCCAATATTGTTTCATTGCACAAAGTGATAGATACAGGTACAACAGTTGTATTACTTTTGGAGTTGATTTCTGGAGGAGAATTATTTCACTGGACACCATCGGGTGAAGTAGAAGCTGCACATGTG GTACGTCAAGTTTTAATGGCTCTTAGTCATTTACATTCTCATCAGGTGGCTCATCTAGATATCAAACCAgagaatattcttctttcatctcctcctcctatgccaaacataaaattaatag actTAGGTCTTTCACATCGTTTGGTTCCTGGTTCAGAACATAGAGCACTGTTTGGTACTCCTGAATTCGTGGCACcagaaattgttaattatgaACCATTAAGTCTTGGTACTGATCTTTGGGCAGTTggtgtacttacatatatacttttaagTGGTGCATCACCATTTTTAGGAGAAGATAAACAAGAAACGTACGCAAATGTAGCAGCCTGTCAATATCAATTTGATAATGAATACTTTAGTACTGTATCAGAAATTGCTAAAGATTTTATAAGATCCTTGTTGATCAAGGATCCAAA agaaagaggaagtgcAGAATCGTGCCTTAAACATCCTTGGATCCTTACG gaATCTGAAGCATCTAATGGACTTGGTGGAGCTATGATCAGTGCAGTCAAGCGTGGTTGTGTTGAAGCTGTTTCCCAATTATTGTTGCAAGGAGCCCCATTGAACATGAAAGATTCT aaagaagatacacTTTTACACATAGCTTGTGAAGCTGGAGATGAAGGAATGGTTACATTATTGATAGAAAATGGAGTAGACTTGGATACACCAAATAAAAAAGGCCTAACGCCATTACACGTGGCTGCTAGGCATGGTCATATCAATGTTGTTAGACATTTGTGCCTTGCTGGTTGTGACGTTGATAAGACGAATCGTGGAATACGTGCTGATGTTACAGCAATTAAATATGGTTATCCAGATATTGCAAATCTATTAGACAAGCTTCGGATA CCAACACAacgtgaaaattatattagacaATTGCAACCTACACATAGACCAATTGATCGTTTACATATAAGACTTTTGGGACATTGTGCATCAGGAAAATCCTCTTTAATTAGTTCTTTGAAATCTGGAATTTTTAGTTTCGGTTTTTTTAGGAGATCTAGGAGTCAAAATTATTCAACAAAg aGAGAACCAAGTATTGAGTTAGATGTTACTAGTAAACATGGTTCTCTCAGTTTTGAATATAGTGATAGTGAATATGAAGGTACACAAGGTGTGGAATGGAGTCGAGGAAACGTCg GAGGAGAATGCGTATTTTGGGAATTATGTGGCAGAGAAGAATATTTAGCATCTTACCACTATGTACTTACATTTCAGCAACCAGCAGTTCACCTTATTACAGTTAGTCTTCGCGAACCGCTTACTGTCCAACTTcagcaaataaaattttggcTTCGTTTTATTGTAGATCGAATTACACCAAACAGTATTG gGTTTGCTGGGAAATGCAGTGATATAAAAGTCATTTTAGTGGGTACTTACGCGCCGGAGCCTTTAGCACCGAATTCCAGCGGTGGTAATCTTCTCGCACCACTCTTACcttttttgaaagattttaCATTGATTTTGGGAGATGATCCTCAAATGGTAGCGGTGGATGCGACCAATCCTTCTAGCCCTGGTTTGAAGCTGCTCAgatcttatttaaataatgcaaGGATGGAGTTTCTTGAG GATGGACCGGAAGTTGCAGAAAGTTTTCTCCGACGTGACACGCCGCGTGAAGCGGCCATGTACGTGCCCCTGGCGAATCTTGATAAACAG AGTGCTTTGGTATGGACTGGTCTTGCTGAATCATGGAGAACATATGTACAATCTTTGGAAGTACCTCCAGTAATGCTTACACAGGATGAATTTTTGAATGAAATCAGAAAAATCAATCCATTGGTTTGTTTAGAGCATTCTAAACAACTTGGATTACAGTtacag aatTTAGGAGAATGTTTACTTCTTCCTGGCGATTTAATAGTTCTTAGCCCAGAATGGTTTTGGCAAGATGTTATAAATTGGCAATTAAGTCCTGACCAACGGGGTCGTCTTGGAGGACGTACTACAGGAGTTTATACTTTAGAAGATTTTCAGGCACGATGTCCTTGTCCAGCGAGTCAAGCTTTACAAGCTTTACAAGCTGTTAATTTGTGTGTTCCG TGTGAAGTAGATGACGATGAAGTGGAATATGAATTACCTTGTTTGAATCTGGTAGAACGTCTTCCTGGTTTATGGGAGCCGTGGAAATCATCTACGAATTCGTTGCCACACGCAGGTCTTCGTCTTTGTCCAGCAGAGGCTCCTTTATACCATTTATCTCCGATATTTCCACACTTACaa GCTCAATTGCGAAAAATTACTCAAACTTGGGATCCATCAAATTCGGATCTATACCAATGGTGGAGAGGATCAAAACTGTGTGTGGGTCCTTGCGAAAGTATCGTAACATTCGAAGAGGAGGAACAAAGTTGTATAGAAATTCGAGTACGAGGACCTCGTGGATCTAGTGCTCAATGTTTCGGACTTTTTAGTGTTATTTTAGATGCTGTCAATGCTACTCTTGATTTAGTAGCACCTGGAATGCTACTTGAGAAGCATTGGCTTAGTCCAAGTCAGCTTCAAGGATATAGCGAT GTAATACATTCTTGGGAACCTGCAACAATAGTCTCGGccttaatagataaaaatttggaaGAAGCTATACTTAAAAATCCAATTAACAATCAAGAAGAAAGCATTTGGGACATTGTTGGTTGTGGGTTACCCCTGATGGAGAACTGTCTTCCAGGAACAAGACAACCTCTTAAGAGTATAAAACCTGctgtaaaaagaagattagCTGAAATGCTAGATCCACCTGATCATCATGGGAGAGATTGGTGTCTTCTTGCTGTAAGGTTGGGTTTGGGAGATCGAGTTGCACAATTGGACAGTACAGTGGACAGTCCGACGCTCAG GTTACTAAATTGTACAGGCACGGATTGTACTGTCAGTTCTCTTATACAACAGTTACGTGCGCTCGATCGTGGAGATGCTGTGCATCTCTTGCTTTCTCATACGCCGGTGTATGTTTTATCGATGGCTATTGACTCTGAAACAGGATCTAATCTTTCCAGATGA
- the LOC122630680 gene encoding death-associated protein kinase 1-like isoform X1, translating into MMPAMPNNSRQLVTSNGGSEWDSLMEVHHEPIEKNYELLEEIGKGQFAIVRKCMEINTGSLYAAKIMRKRRVARGVAAADIAREAGLLARLRHPNIVSLHKVIDTGTTVVLLLELISGGELFHWTPSGEVEAAHVVRQVLMALSHLHSHQVAHLDIKPENILLSSPPPMPNIKLIDLGLSHRLVPGSEHRALFGTPEFVAPEIVNYEPLSLGTDLWAVGVLTYILLSGASPFLGEDKQETYANVAACQYQFDNEYFSTVSEIAKDFIRSLLIKDPKERGSAESCLKHPWILTESEASNGLGGAMISAVKRGCVEAVSQLLLQGAPLNMKDSKEDTLLHIACEAGDEGMVTLLIENGVDLDTPNKKGLTPLHVAARHGHINVVRHLCLAGCDVDKTNRGIRADVTAIKYGYPDIANLLDKLRIPTQRENYIRQLQPTHRPIDRLHIRLLGHCASGKSSLISSLKSGIFSFGFFRRSRSQNYSTKNNFIQREPSIELDVTSKHGSLSFEYSDSEYEGTQGVEWSRGNVGGECVFWELCGREEYLASYHYVLTFQQPAVHLITVSLREPLTVQLQQIKFWLRFIVDRITPNSIGFAGKCSDIKVILVGTYAPEPLAPNSSGGNLLAPLLPFLKDFTLILGDDPQMVAVDATNPSSPGLKLLRSYLNNARMEFLEDGPEVAESFLRRDTPREAAMYVPLANLDKQSALVWTGLAESWRTYVQSLEVPPVMLTQDEFLNEIRKINPLVCLEHSKQLGLQLQNLGECLLLPGDLIVLSPEWFWQDVINWQLSPDQRGRLGGRTTGVYTLEDFQARCPCPASQALQALQAVNLCVPCEVDDDEVEYELPCLNLVERLPGLWEPWKSSTNSLPHAGLRLCPAEAPLYHLSPIFPHLQAQLRKITQTWDPSNSDLYQWWRGSKLCVGPCESIVTFEEEEQSCIEIRVRGPRGSSAQCFGLFSVILDAVNATLDLVAPGMLLEKHWLSPSQLQGYSDVIHSWEPATIVSALIDKNLEEAILKNPINNQEESIWDIVGCGLPLMENCLPGTRQPLKSIKPAVKRRLAEMLDPPDHHGRDWCLLAVRLGLGDRVAQLDSTVDSPTLRLLNCTGTDCTVSSLIQQLRALDRGDAVHLLLSHTPVYVLSMAIDSETGSNLSR; encoded by the exons ATGATGCCTGCGATGCCGAATAATTCTCGTCAACTAGTTACTTCTAACGGTG GTTCTGAGTGGGATTCCTTGATGGAAGTTCATCATGAaccaattgaaaaaaattatgagttGTTAGAAGAAATTGGAAA AGGTCAATTTGCCATAGTAAGAAAATGTATGGAAATAAATACTGGATCATTATATGCAGCCAaaattatgagaaaaagaagagttgcCAGAGGAGTAGCTGCTGCAGATATTG ctCGAGAAGCTGGTCTTCTGGCACGACTGAGACATCCCAATATTGTTTCATTGCACAAAGTGATAGATACAGGTACAACAGTTGTATTACTTTTGGAGTTGATTTCTGGAGGAGAATTATTTCACTGGACACCATCGGGTGAAGTAGAAGCTGCACATGTG GTACGTCAAGTTTTAATGGCTCTTAGTCATTTACATTCTCATCAGGTGGCTCATCTAGATATCAAACCAgagaatattcttctttcatctcctcctcctatgccaaacataaaattaatag actTAGGTCTTTCACATCGTTTGGTTCCTGGTTCAGAACATAGAGCACTGTTTGGTACTCCTGAATTCGTGGCACcagaaattgttaattatgaACCATTAAGTCTTGGTACTGATCTTTGGGCAGTTggtgtacttacatatatacttttaagTGGTGCATCACCATTTTTAGGAGAAGATAAACAAGAAACGTACGCAAATGTAGCAGCCTGTCAATATCAATTTGATAATGAATACTTTAGTACTGTATCAGAAATTGCTAAAGATTTTATAAGATCCTTGTTGATCAAGGATCCAAA agaaagaggaagtgcAGAATCGTGCCTTAAACATCCTTGGATCCTTACG gaATCTGAAGCATCTAATGGACTTGGTGGAGCTATGATCAGTGCAGTCAAGCGTGGTTGTGTTGAAGCTGTTTCCCAATTATTGTTGCAAGGAGCCCCATTGAACATGAAAGATTCT aaagaagatacacTTTTACACATAGCTTGTGAAGCTGGAGATGAAGGAATGGTTACATTATTGATAGAAAATGGAGTAGACTTGGATACACCAAATAAAAAAGGCCTAACGCCATTACACGTGGCTGCTAGGCATGGTCATATCAATGTTGTTAGACATTTGTGCCTTGCTGGTTGTGACGTTGATAAGACGAATCGTGGAATACGTGCTGATGTTACAGCAATTAAATATGGTTATCCAGATATTGCAAATCTATTAGACAAGCTTCGGATA CCAACACAacgtgaaaattatattagacaATTGCAACCTACACATAGACCAATTGATCGTTTACATATAAGACTTTTGGGACATTGTGCATCAGGAAAATCCTCTTTAATTAGTTCTTTGAAATCTGGAATTTTTAGTTTCGGTTTTTTTAGGAGATCTAGGAGTCAAAATTATTCAACAAAg aataattttattcagaGAGAACCAAGTATTGAGTTAGATGTTACTAGTAAACATGGTTCTCTCAGTTTTGAATATAGTGATAGTGAATATGAAGGTACACAAGGTGTGGAATGGAGTCGAGGAAACGTCg GAGGAGAATGCGTATTTTGGGAATTATGTGGCAGAGAAGAATATTTAGCATCTTACCACTATGTACTTACATTTCAGCAACCAGCAGTTCACCTTATTACAGTTAGTCTTCGCGAACCGCTTACTGTCCAACTTcagcaaataaaattttggcTTCGTTTTATTGTAGATCGAATTACACCAAACAGTATTG gGTTTGCTGGGAAATGCAGTGATATAAAAGTCATTTTAGTGGGTACTTACGCGCCGGAGCCTTTAGCACCGAATTCCAGCGGTGGTAATCTTCTCGCACCACTCTTACcttttttgaaagattttaCATTGATTTTGGGAGATGATCCTCAAATGGTAGCGGTGGATGCGACCAATCCTTCTAGCCCTGGTTTGAAGCTGCTCAgatcttatttaaataatgcaaGGATGGAGTTTCTTGAG GATGGACCGGAAGTTGCAGAAAGTTTTCTCCGACGTGACACGCCGCGTGAAGCGGCCATGTACGTGCCCCTGGCGAATCTTGATAAACAG AGTGCTTTGGTATGGACTGGTCTTGCTGAATCATGGAGAACATATGTACAATCTTTGGAAGTACCTCCAGTAATGCTTACACAGGATGAATTTTTGAATGAAATCAGAAAAATCAATCCATTGGTTTGTTTAGAGCATTCTAAACAACTTGGATTACAGTtacag aatTTAGGAGAATGTTTACTTCTTCCTGGCGATTTAATAGTTCTTAGCCCAGAATGGTTTTGGCAAGATGTTATAAATTGGCAATTAAGTCCTGACCAACGGGGTCGTCTTGGAGGACGTACTACAGGAGTTTATACTTTAGAAGATTTTCAGGCACGATGTCCTTGTCCAGCGAGTCAAGCTTTACAAGCTTTACAAGCTGTTAATTTGTGTGTTCCG TGTGAAGTAGATGACGATGAAGTGGAATATGAATTACCTTGTTTGAATCTGGTAGAACGTCTTCCTGGTTTATGGGAGCCGTGGAAATCATCTACGAATTCGTTGCCACACGCAGGTCTTCGTCTTTGTCCAGCAGAGGCTCCTTTATACCATTTATCTCCGATATTTCCACACTTACaa GCTCAATTGCGAAAAATTACTCAAACTTGGGATCCATCAAATTCGGATCTATACCAATGGTGGAGAGGATCAAAACTGTGTGTGGGTCCTTGCGAAAGTATCGTAACATTCGAAGAGGAGGAACAAAGTTGTATAGAAATTCGAGTACGAGGACCTCGTGGATCTAGTGCTCAATGTTTCGGACTTTTTAGTGTTATTTTAGATGCTGTCAATGCTACTCTTGATTTAGTAGCACCTGGAATGCTACTTGAGAAGCATTGGCTTAGTCCAAGTCAGCTTCAAGGATATAGCGAT GTAATACATTCTTGGGAACCTGCAACAATAGTCTCGGccttaatagataaaaatttggaaGAAGCTATACTTAAAAATCCAATTAACAATCAAGAAGAAAGCATTTGGGACATTGTTGGTTGTGGGTTACCCCTGATGGAGAACTGTCTTCCAGGAACAAGACAACCTCTTAAGAGTATAAAACCTGctgtaaaaagaagattagCTGAAATGCTAGATCCACCTGATCATCATGGGAGAGATTGGTGTCTTCTTGCTGTAAGGTTGGGTTTGGGAGATCGAGTTGCACAATTGGACAGTACAGTGGACAGTCCGACGCTCAG GTTACTAAATTGTACAGGCACGGATTGTACTGTCAGTTCTCTTATACAACAGTTACGTGCGCTCGATCGTGGAGATGCTGTGCATCTCTTGCTTTCTCATACGCCGGTGTATGTTTTATCGATGGCTATTGACTCTGAAACAGGATCTAATCTTTCCAGATGA
- the LOC122630687 gene encoding tropomyosin-2-like, which translates to MEAIKKKIAALKMEMDAANEKVELNENKAKQENMRADKLNDDLRDLQKRLVQLERDYGITKTQLEQSTADLEQCEKSWSRAEQDRTSLTKKVQEIEASLTKKEELRLTAQTKLARATELADDAQRMCKVLEDRSRLDEERTQKLMAELKDARLIAEDADAKSDEISRKLQFVEEELEAAEERVKTSEAKIVEREDELFIVQNIVKSLEVSEEKANQRVEEFKVQLKSLKKKLKEAEKRAILAERTVKLLLKEVDTKEDELREEKEKYKAVCDDMDATFAEMTGY; encoded by the exons ATGGAGgcgatcaagaaaaaaattgcggCGCTGAAGATGGAGATGGATGCCGCGAATGAAAAAGTCGAactgaatgaaaataaagcgAAGCAAGAAAATATGCGCGCCGACAAACTGAACGACGATTTGAGAGATTTGCAGAAACGATTGGTCCAACTCGAGAGGGATTACGGCATAACGAAGACTCAACTCGAACAATCTACCGCCGATTTGGAACAATGCGAAAAATCTTGGTCTAGA GCTGAACAAGATCGAACGTCGTTGACGAAAAAGGTTCAAGAAATTGAGGCGAGTCTTactaaaaaggaagaattacGTCTTACCGCTCAGACGAAACTTGCACGTGCGACGGAACTCGCTGATGATGCTCAAAG AATGTGCAAAGTGTTGGAGGATAGGAGTCGACTCGACGAAGAACGTACGCAAAAGCTGATGGCGGAGTTAAAAGATGCTAGGCTGATCGCCGAAGACGCTGACGCGAAATCGGATGAAATTTCGAGGAAATTGCAATTCGTTGAAGAAGAACTCGAAGCAGCGGAAGAAAGAGTGAAGACGAGCGAAGC aaaaatcgtTGAACGAGAAGACGAATTGTTCATCGTGCAGAACATTGTTAAGTCGTTGGAGGTATCCGAGGAGAAG GCGAATCAACGGGTAGAAGAATTTAAAGTGCAGTTGAAGTCATTGAAGAAGAAGTTAAAGGAAGCCGAGAAACGTGCTATTCTTGCCGAGAGAACTGTCAAGTTACTATTGAAAGAAGTAGATACCAAAGAAg
- the LOC122630680 gene encoding death-associated protein kinase 1-like isoform X3 produces the protein MMPAMPNNSRQLVTSNGGSEWDSLMEVHHEPIEKNYELLEEIGKGQFAIVRKCMEINTGSLYAAKIMRKRRVARGVAAADIAREAGLLARLRHPNIVSLHKVIDTGTTVVLLLELISGGELFHWTPSGEVEAAHVVRQVLMALSHLHSHQVAHLDIKPENILLSSPPPMPNIKLIDLGLSHRLVPGSEHRALFGTPEFVAPEIVNYEPLSLGTDLWAVGVLTYILLSGASPFLGEDKQETYANVAACQYQFDNEYFSTVSEIAKDFIRSLLIKDPKERGSAESCLKHPWILTESEASNGLGGAMISAVKRGCVEAVSQLLLQGAPLNMKDSKEDTLLHIACEAGDEGMVTLLIENGVDLDTPNKKGLTPLHVAARHGHINVVRHLCLAGCDVDKTNRGIRADVTAIKYGYPDIANLLDKLRIPTQRENYIRQLQPTHRPIDRLHIRLLGHCASGKSSLISSLKSGIFSFGFFRRSRSQNYSTKNNFIQREPSIELDVTSKHGSLSFEYSDSEYEGTQGVEWSRGNVGGECVFWELCGREEYLASYHYVLTFQQPAVHLITVSLREPLTVQLQQIKFWLRFIVDRITPNSIGFAGKCSDIKVILVGTYAPEPLAPNSSGGNLLAPLLPFLKDFTLILGDDPQMVAVDATNPSSPGLKLLRSYLNNARMEFLESALVWTGLAESWRTYVQSLEVPPVMLTQDEFLNEIRKINPLVCLEHSKQLGLQLQNLGECLLLPGDLIVLSPEWFWQDVINWQLSPDQRGRLGGRTTGVYTLEDFQARCPCPASQALQALQAVNLCVPCEVDDDEVEYELPCLNLVERLPGLWEPWKSSTNSLPHAGLRLCPAEAPLYHLSPIFPHLQAQLRKITQTWDPSNSDLYQWWRGSKLCVGPCESIVTFEEEEQSCIEIRVRGPRGSSAQCFGLFSVILDAVNATLDLVAPGMLLEKHWLSPSQLQGYSDVIHSWEPATIVSALIDKNLEEAILKNPINNQEESIWDIVGCGLPLMENCLPGTRQPLKSIKPAVKRRLAEMLDPPDHHGRDWCLLAVRLGLGDRVAQLDSTVDSPTLRLLNCTGTDCTVSSLIQQLRALDRGDAVHLLLSHTPVYVLSMAIDSETGSNLSR, from the exons ATGATGCCTGCGATGCCGAATAATTCTCGTCAACTAGTTACTTCTAACGGTG GTTCTGAGTGGGATTCCTTGATGGAAGTTCATCATGAaccaattgaaaaaaattatgagttGTTAGAAGAAATTGGAAA AGGTCAATTTGCCATAGTAAGAAAATGTATGGAAATAAATACTGGATCATTATATGCAGCCAaaattatgagaaaaagaagagttgcCAGAGGAGTAGCTGCTGCAGATATTG ctCGAGAAGCTGGTCTTCTGGCACGACTGAGACATCCCAATATTGTTTCATTGCACAAAGTGATAGATACAGGTACAACAGTTGTATTACTTTTGGAGTTGATTTCTGGAGGAGAATTATTTCACTGGACACCATCGGGTGAAGTAGAAGCTGCACATGTG GTACGTCAAGTTTTAATGGCTCTTAGTCATTTACATTCTCATCAGGTGGCTCATCTAGATATCAAACCAgagaatattcttctttcatctcctcctcctatgccaaacataaaattaatag actTAGGTCTTTCACATCGTTTGGTTCCTGGTTCAGAACATAGAGCACTGTTTGGTACTCCTGAATTCGTGGCACcagaaattgttaattatgaACCATTAAGTCTTGGTACTGATCTTTGGGCAGTTggtgtacttacatatatacttttaagTGGTGCATCACCATTTTTAGGAGAAGATAAACAAGAAACGTACGCAAATGTAGCAGCCTGTCAATATCAATTTGATAATGAATACTTTAGTACTGTATCAGAAATTGCTAAAGATTTTATAAGATCCTTGTTGATCAAGGATCCAAA agaaagaggaagtgcAGAATCGTGCCTTAAACATCCTTGGATCCTTACG gaATCTGAAGCATCTAATGGACTTGGTGGAGCTATGATCAGTGCAGTCAAGCGTGGTTGTGTTGAAGCTGTTTCCCAATTATTGTTGCAAGGAGCCCCATTGAACATGAAAGATTCT aaagaagatacacTTTTACACATAGCTTGTGAAGCTGGAGATGAAGGAATGGTTACATTATTGATAGAAAATGGAGTAGACTTGGATACACCAAATAAAAAAGGCCTAACGCCATTACACGTGGCTGCTAGGCATGGTCATATCAATGTTGTTAGACATTTGTGCCTTGCTGGTTGTGACGTTGATAAGACGAATCGTGGAATACGTGCTGATGTTACAGCAATTAAATATGGTTATCCAGATATTGCAAATCTATTAGACAAGCTTCGGATA CCAACACAacgtgaaaattatattagacaATTGCAACCTACACATAGACCAATTGATCGTTTACATATAAGACTTTTGGGACATTGTGCATCAGGAAAATCCTCTTTAATTAGTTCTTTGAAATCTGGAATTTTTAGTTTCGGTTTTTTTAGGAGATCTAGGAGTCAAAATTATTCAACAAAg aataattttattcagaGAGAACCAAGTATTGAGTTAGATGTTACTAGTAAACATGGTTCTCTCAGTTTTGAATATAGTGATAGTGAATATGAAGGTACACAAGGTGTGGAATGGAGTCGAGGAAACGTCg GAGGAGAATGCGTATTTTGGGAATTATGTGGCAGAGAAGAATATTTAGCATCTTACCACTATGTACTTACATTTCAGCAACCAGCAGTTCACCTTATTACAGTTAGTCTTCGCGAACCGCTTACTGTCCAACTTcagcaaataaaattttggcTTCGTTTTATTGTAGATCGAATTACACCAAACAGTATTG gGTTTGCTGGGAAATGCAGTGATATAAAAGTCATTTTAGTGGGTACTTACGCGCCGGAGCCTTTAGCACCGAATTCCAGCGGTGGTAATCTTCTCGCACCACTCTTACcttttttgaaagattttaCATTGATTTTGGGAGATGATCCTCAAATGGTAGCGGTGGATGCGACCAATCCTTCTAGCCCTGGTTTGAAGCTGCTCAgatcttatttaaataatgcaaGGATGGAGTTTCTTGAG AGTGCTTTGGTATGGACTGGTCTTGCTGAATCATGGAGAACATATGTACAATCTTTGGAAGTACCTCCAGTAATGCTTACACAGGATGAATTTTTGAATGAAATCAGAAAAATCAATCCATTGGTTTGTTTAGAGCATTCTAAACAACTTGGATTACAGTtacag aatTTAGGAGAATGTTTACTTCTTCCTGGCGATTTAATAGTTCTTAGCCCAGAATGGTTTTGGCAAGATGTTATAAATTGGCAATTAAGTCCTGACCAACGGGGTCGTCTTGGAGGACGTACTACAGGAGTTTATACTTTAGAAGATTTTCAGGCACGATGTCCTTGTCCAGCGAGTCAAGCTTTACAAGCTTTACAAGCTGTTAATTTGTGTGTTCCG TGTGAAGTAGATGACGATGAAGTGGAATATGAATTACCTTGTTTGAATCTGGTAGAACGTCTTCCTGGTTTATGGGAGCCGTGGAAATCATCTACGAATTCGTTGCCACACGCAGGTCTTCGTCTTTGTCCAGCAGAGGCTCCTTTATACCATTTATCTCCGATATTTCCACACTTACaa GCTCAATTGCGAAAAATTACTCAAACTTGGGATCCATCAAATTCGGATCTATACCAATGGTGGAGAGGATCAAAACTGTGTGTGGGTCCTTGCGAAAGTATCGTAACATTCGAAGAGGAGGAACAAAGTTGTATAGAAATTCGAGTACGAGGACCTCGTGGATCTAGTGCTCAATGTTTCGGACTTTTTAGTGTTATTTTAGATGCTGTCAATGCTACTCTTGATTTAGTAGCACCTGGAATGCTACTTGAGAAGCATTGGCTTAGTCCAAGTCAGCTTCAAGGATATAGCGAT GTAATACATTCTTGGGAACCTGCAACAATAGTCTCGGccttaatagataaaaatttggaaGAAGCTATACTTAAAAATCCAATTAACAATCAAGAAGAAAGCATTTGGGACATTGTTGGTTGTGGGTTACCCCTGATGGAGAACTGTCTTCCAGGAACAAGACAACCTCTTAAGAGTATAAAACCTGctgtaaaaagaagattagCTGAAATGCTAGATCCACCTGATCATCATGGGAGAGATTGGTGTCTTCTTGCTGTAAGGTTGGGTTTGGGAGATCGAGTTGCACAATTGGACAGTACAGTGGACAGTCCGACGCTCAG GTTACTAAATTGTACAGGCACGGATTGTACTGTCAGTTCTCTTATACAACAGTTACGTGCGCTCGATCGTGGAGATGCTGTGCATCTCTTGCTTTCTCATACGCCGGTGTATGTTTTATCGATGGCTATTGACTCTGAAACAGGATCTAATCTTTCCAGATGA